One window of the Bombus affinis isolate iyBomAffi1 chromosome 10, iyBomAffi1.2, whole genome shotgun sequence genome contains the following:
- the LOC126921156 gene encoding nuclear receptor coactivator 2-like isoform X7, with protein sequence MSIAAAENAGPSPCELQDPLWVKMSAITGSITKKRKKSDAKPQSQINKCLNEKRRRNQENLFIDELAELISATDMSSGKTDKCQILQRTVDQIRHIREQEGSNSHAVQQGEVSSSNPNILSNDQVGPILLEALDGFLFVVNTEGRVEYVTDNITQYINYTKDDVLGKDIYNIIHHGDHNNFMPSLLPIPLAWMNEQPPQKNRTFNCRFLVKPPDDKEETMEEKQQRVSQYESMQICSARLPNNSDRLESGDVSSESSDNGPCVMCVARRIPPNEKPISTPIEQFTVKLDTTGKIIAVDVIWLSSPYSEYLSKELIGTTIKDLCHPHDLSKLTAHLNDTLQVGESTSGVYRLRVSPDKFLNIQTKSKLFKANVMNTLVADFIMATNTIIGDNDLTPIEGGQLSNNKVCSGHSSNRCANNSNNNNGNNNNNVGGPLMSVAHLNGQVSGISSRGLAGTSSHTGTAATSSNSIVFSAAESCNPLPSLSTSNPFNHFSGNMDLEFELFPSSTWDLDSNSGWADRPESRASGPPNSRPSSQPAPTSPSPQGTFSSNSAVAPHCSPLRAFSPTSGNAAHTFSNSFPFSPLQESQTSSLTNSATSSVSANGAAGLTPKRQDEGKTGCSTTNQSAMEASNARSNATSVTGTAAVAAAAAAAAAAGQTGSTGTVIETQNSVVSTESGRLRNLLTKGASASEDSQDNANNDSERENKHRILKILLNQQDEDDFHPDHNNKVRTSPSNMPKPSMEHSKSSLGNNMLLQLLNEKNDDEDEEARIGLKKRNELLQQLLKDQDDERKVQEQQCKSQTREEDSLLRSLGFRNTTPSPSQSSDNVGHGGSTQVGQKRPGEDGDVNIAAKRPMDGSHQVSSSGTSTNATSKLWERNKMLASLLAKQPPQPTTIPPIPASVISATPQDKLLRIGLKSQQQQQQSQQTQSQPQQQQQQQQQQQQQQQQQQQQQQQQQQQQQQQQQQQPWTGGSLQSVGGNNTITTTATSARTPLQSQSRQLPRQTTNTYLTHMLSQQQRPQIGQIDSEFTGSGEYRQTSTDPSGWDNQSSDPDLSDILDQVIEFVPDEAITDSSAIANLLDAIEAPQNNALNEKMAINAIQKSLMLCETAVNPTSSTITIPGTPPAYSTALGTTPVTTSHSYQPPPIYQQQSRMRFNTQPGVRQTTAQFTQQQQLQMQQQRTKMIQQQQQQQLKQRLLQQQQQQQLLIPSNATATDQITTGIHNIDNLLNNTVAPNVSLQRSSVPDSQVSPGYGGSVQMPSGHRLAHSYSHPSTLPQHPIVNSNFNSGQQVSVAARLSPHSPAGILSFSHPQPLSPRVTQGNYGNTPRLFTVNQVRSQQQPTAQQQLQQQQRSMPSPGTPASARQSPFPAETFPPPTSPTASQFPPGPNPGAPNPSTQYRLQRTTSTPSATTQLPGGVGSPRHYGGVSKEQPLLSPSHPHSGCNPATPTHNQHNVTNTQQHFSNQQHSSMIYHTTANTINTADMQNNQFCYDRTSVPLYSSGPGDTQDARSLPPGNPVNHQLGGNASSTSEFVRQELRAIVGARTQQQQQQRIPNNIQNNLSGQVSQDDLEALGLTFEMSSADFYGGSSSR encoded by the exons GCCTAGCCCGTGTGAACTACAGGACCCACTGTGGGTCAAAATGAGTGCGATTACTGGCAGCATCaccaagaaaagaaagaaatcagATGCCAAGCCTCAGTCGCAGAT TAACAAGTGCCTTAACGAAAAAAGACGACGGAACCAGGAGAACCTGTTTATCGACGAGCTTGCCGAGCTGATTTCCGCCACGGACATGAGCTCTGGCAAGACTGACAAATGCCAGATCCTTCAGAGAACCGTCGACCAG ATTCGGCACATTAGGGAACAGGAAGGCTCGAATAGTCATGCGGTACAACAGGGAGAAGTGTCTTCTTCGAATCCTAACATACTGTCCAACGATCAAGTTGGTCCTATTTTACTCGAG GCGCTAGATGGCTTCCTTTTTGTTGTAAATACGGAGGGACGAGTGGAGTACGTAACAGATAACATAACTCAGTACATAAATTACACGAAGGACGATGTGCTCGGCaaggatatttataatattattcatCATGGAGACCACAACAACTTCATGCCGAGCTTGTTGCCTATACCATTAG CCTGGATGAACGAGCAGCCGCCCCAAAAGAACCGTACCTTCAATTGCCGCTTCTTGGTGAAGCCTCCCGATGATAAAGAAGAGACTATGGAGGAGAAGCAGCAACGAGTATCACAATACGAGTCTATGCAAATCTGTTCAGCTCGTTTGCCAAATAATAGTGATCGTCTGGAGAGCGGTGACGTATCGTCTGAATCTTCAGACAACGGTCCTTGCGTAATGTGCGTGGCTCGCAGGATACCCCCAAACGAGAAGCCCATTAGTACGCCCATCGAACAGTTCACCGTTAAGTTGGACACTACGGGGAAGATTATCGCGGTTGATGTTATCTGGTTATCGTCTCCTTACTCTGAGTACCTAAGCAAG GAGCTAATTGGCACGACGATAAAGGACCTGTGCCACCCTCATGATCTCAGTAAGCTAACTGCACATTTGAACGATACGCTTCAAGTCGGTGAGAGTACCAGTGGCGTGTACCGACTACGCGTTAGTCCTGATAAGTTCCTTAATATTCAAACAAAGTCAAAGCTTTTCAAAGCAAATGTGATGAACACACTTGTTGCCGACTTCATTATGGCCACCAATACCATCATTGG GGACAATGACTTAACGCCTATCGAGGGTGGTCAGCTTTCCAACAACAAAGTGTGCTCTGGACACTCTAGTAACCGTTGTgcgaataatagtaataataataatggtaacaataacaataacgtgGGTGGCCCGCTGATGTCCGTGGCGCATCTAAACGGTCAAGTGAGTGGTATCAGTAGTCGGGGGTTGGCGGGTACGTCGTCGCACACCGGTACCGCCGCGACATCGTCAAACTCGATAGTGTTTAGCGCGGCCGAGTCTTGCAACCCCCTGCCGTCGCTGAGTACCAGTAATCCGTTCAACCACTTTTCGGGGAACATGGACTTGGAATTCGAGCTCTTCCCCAGTTCCACATGGGACTTGGATAGTAACAGCGGGTGGGCAGATAGGCCCGAATCGAGAGCGAGCGGGCCACCAAATTCACGACCATCTTCCCAGCCAGCCCCGACATCTCCGAGTCCCCAGGGAACGTTCTCCTCTAACTCGGCGGTGGCGCCTCACTGCAGTCCCCTACGCGCGTTCAGCCCAACTTCAGGCAACGCAGCTCACACCTTCAGTAATTCGTTCCCCTTCAGTCCGCTTCAGGAATCACAGACGTCCTCCTTGACCAACAGCGCTACTAGTAGTGTTAGTGCCAACGGAGCCGCCGGATTGACGCCCAAGAGACAGGATGAAGGGAAGACCGGATGTTCGACGACCAACCAATCTGCCATGGAGGCGAGCAACGCGAGAAGCAACGCGACCTCCGTCACTGGAACCGCGGCCGTTGCAGCCGCTGCCGCAGCCGCAGCCGCGGCTGGCCAAACTGGCTCCACCGGGACCGTTATCGAAACTCAGAACAGTGTTGTGTCCACCGAGTCTGGTAGACTAAGAAACTTGTTGACCAAGGGGGCTAGTGCTAGTGAGGACAGTCAGGACAATGCGAATAACGATTCGGAGAGAGAAAATAAACATAGAATATTGAAGATCTTGTTGAATCAGCAAGACGAGGACGATTTTCATCCCGACCATAATAATAAAGTGCGCACGAGTCCTAGCAACATGCCGAAACCGAGCATGGAGCATTCGAAATCTTCGCTTGGAAATAATATGCTGCTACAG CTATTGAACGAAAAGAATGACGATGAAGATGAAGAGGCTCGCATTGGCTTAAAGAAGAGGAACGAACTTCTGCAACAGCTTCTGAAAGACCAAGATGACGAGAGAAAAGTACAAGAACAACAG TGTAAGTCACAAACTCGGGAAGAGGATTCTCTGTTGCGAAGTCTTGGATTTCGGAACACGACGCCATCGCCGTCTCAATCAAGCGACAATGTCGGACACGGTGGTTCCACTCAAGTCGGTCAGAAGAGACCTGGCGAAGATGGTGACGTGAACATAGCCGCGAAACGACCCATGGATGGATCGCATCAAGTGTCTTCTTCTGGCACATCCACCAACGCGACCAGCAAGCTCTGGGAGAGGAATAAGATGTTGGCTTCGTTGTTGGCCAAACAACCTCCTCAGCCAACCACTATCCCACCAATACCTGCATCTGTGATATCGGCTACCCCGCag GATAAGCTGCTTCGCATAGGGTTAAAATcccaacagcaacagcaacagtcACAACAAACGCAATCCCAgccacaacaacaacaacaacagcaacaacaacagcagcaacagcagcagcaacaacaacaacagcagcagcagcagcagcaacagcaacaacagcagcagcagcagcagccttGGACAGGTGGCAGCTTGCAGTCGGTTGGTGGCAATAATACGATTACGACTACCGCTACTTCCGCACGTACTCCTCTCCAAAGCCAGTCGAGACAACTACCTCGCCAAACAACCAATACCTACCTCACTCATATGCTAAGTCAG CAACAAAGACCTCAAATTGGTCAAATAGATTCGGAATTTACGGGCAGCGGGGAGTATCGGCAAACGAGCACCGATCCCAGTGGTTGGGATAACCAGTCATCAGATCCTGATCTTTCCGATATCTTAGATCAAGTTATCGAGTTCGTGCCGGATGAAGCTATCACAG aTTCGTCTGCGATAGCAAATCTCCTAGATGCAATCGAAGCACCGCAAAACAACGCGTTGAACGAGAAGATGGCGATTAACGCGATACAGAAGTCGTTGATGTTATGCGAGACTGCCGTAAATCCAACGTCTTCCACCATAACAATTCCTGGCACGCCTCCAGCTTACTCTACAGCA TTGGGTACCACCCCTGTAACGACGAGTCATAGTTACCAGCCACCACCGATATATCAACAACAGTCAAGGATGAGGTTTAATACGCAACCGGGCGTCAGGCAGACGACCGCTCAATTCACGCAACAACAGCAATTACAAATGCAACAGCAGCGGACGAAAATgatacaacaacaacaacagcaacagttGAAGCAGAGGTTgctgcagcagcagcagcaacagcagttACTCATTCCTTCCAATGCTACAGCTACGGACCAAATTACTACCGGAATTCACAATATCGATAACCTTTTGAACAATACTGTTGCGCCAAATGTATCGTTACAG CGGTCGAGTGTTCCAGATTCACAAGTGTCTCCAGGTTATGGGGGATCCGTCCAGATGCCTTCCGGTCATCGACTTGCTCATTCGTATTCTCATCCTTCAACGTTACCACAACA CCCTATTGTAAACAGTAATTTTAACAGTGGTCAACAAGTGTCTGTGGCAGCGCGACTCTCGCCGCACTCTCCGGCTGGTATTTTGTCATTTTCCCACCCTCAGCCGTTGTCGCCACGGGTGACGCAA GGCAACTATGGTAATACCCCGAGATTATTCACCGTTAACCAGGTGAGATCGCAGCAACAACCTACCGCGCAGCAGCAGTTGCAGCAACAGCAGAGATCAATGCCGTCGCCAGGGACTCCAGCATCTGCTCGGCAGTCTCCGTTTCCTGCGGAAACCTTTCCCCCACCTACGTCCCCCACAGCCAGCCAATTTCCACCTGGCCCTAATCCTGGTGCTCCAAATCCTTCGACCCAATATCGGTTGCAACGGACCACTTCTACACCTTCGGCTACGACTCAGTTGCCAG GTGGGGTAGGTTCGCCCCGGCACTACGGCGGAGTGAGTAAGGAACAACCTCTTCTTTCACCTAGTCATCCACATTCGGGTTGCAACCCGGCAACACCGACTCACAATCAACACAACGTAACGAATACCCAACAACACTTCTCCAACCAACAACATTCTTCTATGATATACCACACGACCGCCAATACTATCAACACAGCTGACATGCAGAACAATCAGTTCTGTTACGATCGGACGTCTGTTCCACTCTATTCGTCAGGGCCTGGGGACACGCAGGATGCCAGGTCTTTGCCTCCCGGTAATCCTGTCAATCACCAATTGGGTG GAAATGCTAGCAGCACTTCGGAGTTCGTAAGGCAAGAACTGAGAGCGATCGTTGGCGCGCGAacgcaacaacagcaacaacaaagGATACCTAACAATATTCAGAACAACCTTTCTGGTCAAGTATCTCAGGATGATCTCGAAGCACTCGGTCTGACGTTTGAAATGTCTTCTGCAG
- the LOC126921156 gene encoding nuclear receptor coactivator 2-like isoform X2, which translates to MSIAAAENAGPSPCELQDPLWVKMSAITGSITKKRKKSDAKPQSQINKCLNEKRRRNQENLFIDELAELISATDMSSGKTDKCQILQRTVDQIRHIREQEGSNSHAVQQGEVSSSNPNILSNDQVGPILLEALDGFLFVVNTEGRVEYVTDNITQYINYTKDDVLGKDIYNIIHHGDHNNFMPSLLPIPLAWMNEQPPQKNRTFNCRFLVKPPDDKEETMEEKQQRVSQYESMQICSARLPNNSDRLESGDVSSESSDNGPCVMCVARRIPPNEKPISTPIEQFTVKLDTTGKIIAVDVIWLSSPYSEYLSKELIGTTIKDLCHPHDLSKLTAHLNDTLQVGESTSGVYRLRVSPDKFLNIQTKSKLFKANVMNTLVADFIMATNTIIGDNDLTPIEGGQLSNNKVCSGHSSNRCANNSNNNNGNNNNNVGGPLMSVAHLNGQVSGISSRGLAGTSSHTGTAATSSNSIVFSAAESCNPLPSLSTSNPFNHFSGNMDLEFELFPSSTWDLDSNSGWADRPESRASGPPNSRPSSQPAPTSPSPQGTFSSNSAVAPHCSPLRAFSPTSGNAAHTFSNSFPFSPLQESQTSSLTNSATSSVSANGAAGLTPKRQDEGKTGCSTTNQSAMEASNARSNATSVTGTAAVAAAAAAAAAAGQTGSTGTVIETQNSVVSTESGRLRNLLTKGASASEDSQDNANNDSERENKHRILKILLNQQDEDDFHPDHNNKVRTSPSNMPKPSMEHSKSSLGNNMLLQLLNEKNDDEDEEARIGLKKRNELLQQLLKDQDDERKVQEQQCKSQTREEDSLLRSLGFRNTTPSPSQSSDNVGHGGSTQVGQKRPGEDGDVNIAAKRPMDGSHQVSSSGTSTNATSKLWERNKMLASLLAKQPPQPTTIPPIPASVISATPQDKLLRIGLKSQQQQQQSQQTQSQPQQQQQQQQQQQQQQQQQQQQQQQQQQQQQQQQQQQPWTGGSLQSVGGNNTITTTATSARTPLQSQSRQLPRQTTNTYLTHMLSQQQRPQIGQIDSEFTGSGEYRQTSTDPSGWDNQSSDPDLSDILDQVIEFVPDEAITDSSAIANLLDAIEAPQNNALNEKMAINAIQKSLMLCETAVNPTSSTITIPGTPPAYSTALGTTPVTTSHSYQPPPIYQQQSRMRFNTQPGVRQTTAQFTQQQQLQMQQQRTKMIQQQQQQQLKQRLLQQQQQQQLLIPSNATATDQITTGIHNIDNLLNNTVAPNVSLQRSSVPDSQVSPGYGGSVQMPSGHRLAHSYSHPSTLPQHPIVNSNFNSGQQVSVAARLSPHSPAGILSFSHPQPLSPRVTQGNYGNTPRLFTVNQVRSQQQPTAQQQLQQQQRSMPSPGTPASARQSPFPAETFPPPTSPTASQFPPGPNPGAPNPSTQYRLQRTTSTPSATTQLPGGVGSPRHYGGVSKEQPLLSPSHPHSGCNPATPTHNQHNVTNTQQHFSNQQHSSMIYHTTANTINTADMQNNQFCYDRTSVPLYSSGPGDTQDARSLPPGNPVNHQLGGNASSTSEFVRQELRAIVGARTQQQQQQRIPNNIQNNLSGQVSQDDLEALGLTFEMSSAGEAVVSDGPAKSWAIGSAGSAPSSSRTSMEEVARGDPKVNQSSLLQKLLSE; encoded by the exons GCCTAGCCCGTGTGAACTACAGGACCCACTGTGGGTCAAAATGAGTGCGATTACTGGCAGCATCaccaagaaaagaaagaaatcagATGCCAAGCCTCAGTCGCAGAT TAACAAGTGCCTTAACGAAAAAAGACGACGGAACCAGGAGAACCTGTTTATCGACGAGCTTGCCGAGCTGATTTCCGCCACGGACATGAGCTCTGGCAAGACTGACAAATGCCAGATCCTTCAGAGAACCGTCGACCAG ATTCGGCACATTAGGGAACAGGAAGGCTCGAATAGTCATGCGGTACAACAGGGAGAAGTGTCTTCTTCGAATCCTAACATACTGTCCAACGATCAAGTTGGTCCTATTTTACTCGAG GCGCTAGATGGCTTCCTTTTTGTTGTAAATACGGAGGGACGAGTGGAGTACGTAACAGATAACATAACTCAGTACATAAATTACACGAAGGACGATGTGCTCGGCaaggatatttataatattattcatCATGGAGACCACAACAACTTCATGCCGAGCTTGTTGCCTATACCATTAG CCTGGATGAACGAGCAGCCGCCCCAAAAGAACCGTACCTTCAATTGCCGCTTCTTGGTGAAGCCTCCCGATGATAAAGAAGAGACTATGGAGGAGAAGCAGCAACGAGTATCACAATACGAGTCTATGCAAATCTGTTCAGCTCGTTTGCCAAATAATAGTGATCGTCTGGAGAGCGGTGACGTATCGTCTGAATCTTCAGACAACGGTCCTTGCGTAATGTGCGTGGCTCGCAGGATACCCCCAAACGAGAAGCCCATTAGTACGCCCATCGAACAGTTCACCGTTAAGTTGGACACTACGGGGAAGATTATCGCGGTTGATGTTATCTGGTTATCGTCTCCTTACTCTGAGTACCTAAGCAAG GAGCTAATTGGCACGACGATAAAGGACCTGTGCCACCCTCATGATCTCAGTAAGCTAACTGCACATTTGAACGATACGCTTCAAGTCGGTGAGAGTACCAGTGGCGTGTACCGACTACGCGTTAGTCCTGATAAGTTCCTTAATATTCAAACAAAGTCAAAGCTTTTCAAAGCAAATGTGATGAACACACTTGTTGCCGACTTCATTATGGCCACCAATACCATCATTGG GGACAATGACTTAACGCCTATCGAGGGTGGTCAGCTTTCCAACAACAAAGTGTGCTCTGGACACTCTAGTAACCGTTGTgcgaataatagtaataataataatggtaacaataacaataacgtgGGTGGCCCGCTGATGTCCGTGGCGCATCTAAACGGTCAAGTGAGTGGTATCAGTAGTCGGGGGTTGGCGGGTACGTCGTCGCACACCGGTACCGCCGCGACATCGTCAAACTCGATAGTGTTTAGCGCGGCCGAGTCTTGCAACCCCCTGCCGTCGCTGAGTACCAGTAATCCGTTCAACCACTTTTCGGGGAACATGGACTTGGAATTCGAGCTCTTCCCCAGTTCCACATGGGACTTGGATAGTAACAGCGGGTGGGCAGATAGGCCCGAATCGAGAGCGAGCGGGCCACCAAATTCACGACCATCTTCCCAGCCAGCCCCGACATCTCCGAGTCCCCAGGGAACGTTCTCCTCTAACTCGGCGGTGGCGCCTCACTGCAGTCCCCTACGCGCGTTCAGCCCAACTTCAGGCAACGCAGCTCACACCTTCAGTAATTCGTTCCCCTTCAGTCCGCTTCAGGAATCACAGACGTCCTCCTTGACCAACAGCGCTACTAGTAGTGTTAGTGCCAACGGAGCCGCCGGATTGACGCCCAAGAGACAGGATGAAGGGAAGACCGGATGTTCGACGACCAACCAATCTGCCATGGAGGCGAGCAACGCGAGAAGCAACGCGACCTCCGTCACTGGAACCGCGGCCGTTGCAGCCGCTGCCGCAGCCGCAGCCGCGGCTGGCCAAACTGGCTCCACCGGGACCGTTATCGAAACTCAGAACAGTGTTGTGTCCACCGAGTCTGGTAGACTAAGAAACTTGTTGACCAAGGGGGCTAGTGCTAGTGAGGACAGTCAGGACAATGCGAATAACGATTCGGAGAGAGAAAATAAACATAGAATATTGAAGATCTTGTTGAATCAGCAAGACGAGGACGATTTTCATCCCGACCATAATAATAAAGTGCGCACGAGTCCTAGCAACATGCCGAAACCGAGCATGGAGCATTCGAAATCTTCGCTTGGAAATAATATGCTGCTACAG CTATTGAACGAAAAGAATGACGATGAAGATGAAGAGGCTCGCATTGGCTTAAAGAAGAGGAACGAACTTCTGCAACAGCTTCTGAAAGACCAAGATGACGAGAGAAAAGTACAAGAACAACAG TGTAAGTCACAAACTCGGGAAGAGGATTCTCTGTTGCGAAGTCTTGGATTTCGGAACACGACGCCATCGCCGTCTCAATCAAGCGACAATGTCGGACACGGTGGTTCCACTCAAGTCGGTCAGAAGAGACCTGGCGAAGATGGTGACGTGAACATAGCCGCGAAACGACCCATGGATGGATCGCATCAAGTGTCTTCTTCTGGCACATCCACCAACGCGACCAGCAAGCTCTGGGAGAGGAATAAGATGTTGGCTTCGTTGTTGGCCAAACAACCTCCTCAGCCAACCACTATCCCACCAATACCTGCATCTGTGATATCGGCTACCCCGCag GATAAGCTGCTTCGCATAGGGTTAAAATcccaacagcaacagcaacagtcACAACAAACGCAATCCCAgccacaacaacaacaacaacagcaacaacaacagcagcaacagcagcagcaacaacaacaacagcagcagcagcagcagcaacagcaacaacagcagcagcagcagcagccttGGACAGGTGGCAGCTTGCAGTCGGTTGGTGGCAATAATACGATTACGACTACCGCTACTTCCGCACGTACTCCTCTCCAAAGCCAGTCGAGACAACTACCTCGCCAAACAACCAATACCTACCTCACTCATATGCTAAGTCAG CAACAAAGACCTCAAATTGGTCAAATAGATTCGGAATTTACGGGCAGCGGGGAGTATCGGCAAACGAGCACCGATCCCAGTGGTTGGGATAACCAGTCATCAGATCCTGATCTTTCCGATATCTTAGATCAAGTTATCGAGTTCGTGCCGGATGAAGCTATCACAG aTTCGTCTGCGATAGCAAATCTCCTAGATGCAATCGAAGCACCGCAAAACAACGCGTTGAACGAGAAGATGGCGATTAACGCGATACAGAAGTCGTTGATGTTATGCGAGACTGCCGTAAATCCAACGTCTTCCACCATAACAATTCCTGGCACGCCTCCAGCTTACTCTACAGCA TTGGGTACCACCCCTGTAACGACGAGTCATAGTTACCAGCCACCACCGATATATCAACAACAGTCAAGGATGAGGTTTAATACGCAACCGGGCGTCAGGCAGACGACCGCTCAATTCACGCAACAACAGCAATTACAAATGCAACAGCAGCGGACGAAAATgatacaacaacaacaacagcaacagttGAAGCAGAGGTTgctgcagcagcagcagcaacagcagttACTCATTCCTTCCAATGCTACAGCTACGGACCAAATTACTACCGGAATTCACAATATCGATAACCTTTTGAACAATACTGTTGCGCCAAATGTATCGTTACAG CGGTCGAGTGTTCCAGATTCACAAGTGTCTCCAGGTTATGGGGGATCCGTCCAGATGCCTTCCGGTCATCGACTTGCTCATTCGTATTCTCATCCTTCAACGTTACCACAACA CCCTATTGTAAACAGTAATTTTAACAGTGGTCAACAAGTGTCTGTGGCAGCGCGACTCTCGCCGCACTCTCCGGCTGGTATTTTGTCATTTTCCCACCCTCAGCCGTTGTCGCCACGGGTGACGCAA GGCAACTATGGTAATACCCCGAGATTATTCACCGTTAACCAGGTGAGATCGCAGCAACAACCTACCGCGCAGCAGCAGTTGCAGCAACAGCAGAGATCAATGCCGTCGCCAGGGACTCCAGCATCTGCTCGGCAGTCTCCGTTTCCTGCGGAAACCTTTCCCCCACCTACGTCCCCCACAGCCAGCCAATTTCCACCTGGCCCTAATCCTGGTGCTCCAAATCCTTCGACCCAATATCGGTTGCAACGGACCACTTCTACACCTTCGGCTACGACTCAGTTGCCAG GTGGGGTAGGTTCGCCCCGGCACTACGGCGGAGTGAGTAAGGAACAACCTCTTCTTTCACCTAGTCATCCACATTCGGGTTGCAACCCGGCAACACCGACTCACAATCAACACAACGTAACGAATACCCAACAACACTTCTCCAACCAACAACATTCTTCTATGATATACCACACGACCGCCAATACTATCAACACAGCTGACATGCAGAACAATCAGTTCTGTTACGATCGGACGTCTGTTCCACTCTATTCGTCAGGGCCTGGGGACACGCAGGATGCCAGGTCTTTGCCTCCCGGTAATCCTGTCAATCACCAATTGGGTG GAAATGCTAGCAGCACTTCGGAGTTCGTAAGGCAAGAACTGAGAGCGATCGTTGGCGCGCGAacgcaacaacagcaacaacaaagGATACCTAACAATATTCAGAACAACCTTTCTGGTCAAGTATCTCAGGATGATCTCGAAGCACTCGGTCTGACGTTTGAAATGTCTTCTGCAG GTGAGGCTGTGGTTAGCGATGGCCCTGCCAAGAGCTGGGCCATTGGGAGTGCCGGAAGTGCCCCCTCATCCTCCAGG